In Pseudomonadales bacterium, the genomic stretch TCATCCGGGCTTCAACGAGCGCTACCACGGATTCCGTACCTTCGCGCAACTGCTCGAAGAGGCGCAGGCGCGCAAGCTGCTGGAACTCGAGCCCGACGAGAAATCAGGCAACTATATCATCCGCAGCCTCGCCCACGACGACTGATGCCACGACCTCCCGGAACTGTACACAGCACTCGCGACAATACCGCGTACGAGTGCCTGCCGGGCTCACTTGCGCCAATAGTCGTTGGCGGCAGCCACCGTCTGGAAATTGATCGCGATGACCTGCGATGCCGCGGTCAGCCCATCGGCATCGTTGGCGTACACCGGGCGAAGCTTGTGCAGAACCTC encodes the following:
- a CDS encoding hexameric tyrosine-coordinated heme protein codes for the protein MADTWLTTLLTDTPQQGFELAITLSRRGVKYTQPDAEVLHKLRPVYANDADGLTAASQVIAINFQTVAAANDYWRK